In a genomic window of Streptococcus mitis NCTC 12261:
- a CDS encoding M protein trans-acting positive regulator PRD domain-containing protein: MRNLLSTKAQRQLRLMEILIQNRNWMRLHELADNLGCTERILKSDLNELRTAFPTIDIQSSINGIMIDLDMQTSVEDVYQHFLAHSQSFQLLEYMFFNEGLPIYRTIENLHSSNANLYRLGRNITKTLSTQFQIELSFTPSEIRGNEIDIRYFFAQYFSERYYFLDWPFPDLPEEDLTEFTDFFYKITNYPMRFSIYRMYKLMIAISIYRIKNGHFIDLPNHFYDEYYPLLMSIPNFEEILVHFSEKLGLEITPDIIAQIFISFIQNNLFLDPQEFFNSLEDNSEARYSYQLLSQILERLAKQYKITFTNHDELIWHLHNTAFFERQEIFSTPILFEQKALTIKKFEVYFPDFMGSARQELAQYRQAIGQHDHPEQLEHLMYTILTHAENLSTQLLENRPPIKVLIISNFDHAISLTFVDMLSYYCNNRFTFDTWDELETSPEILNQTGYDIIVSNFYIPGITKKFICQNHLSIMDLVNHLNTLSNEIHLSNTL; the protein is encoded by the coding sequence ATGCGCAACCTTTTATCCACAAAAGCTCAAAGACAACTACGCTTAATGGAGATCTTAATCCAGAATCGTAATTGGATGAGATTACATGAACTCGCTGACAATTTAGGATGTACAGAACGAATTCTAAAAAGTGATTTAAATGAATTACGTACCGCCTTTCCAACTATCGATATCCAATCTTCTATTAACGGAATTATGATAGATTTAGATATGCAGACTAGCGTGGAAGATGTATATCAACATTTTCTTGCCCATTCTCAATCTTTTCAATTACTAGAGTATATGTTCTTCAATGAGGGGTTACCTATTTATCGAACGATAGAAAATCTTCACTCTAGTAATGCCAACCTCTATCGATTGGGCAGAAATATTACAAAAACTCTGTCAACTCAATTCCAAATTGAACTATCATTTACTCCATCCGAAATACGTGGCAATGAAATCGATATTCGCTATTTTTTTGCCCAATATTTTTCTGAGCGCTATTATTTCCTAGACTGGCCTTTTCCTGACCTTCCTGAAGAGGATTTAACAGAGTTCACTGACTTCTTCTATAAGATCACGAATTATCCAATGCGATTTTCAATCTATAGAATGTACAAATTGATGATAGCCATCAGTATTTACCGCATTAAAAACGGTCATTTCATCGACTTACCAAATCATTTCTACGATGAATACTACCCTCTTTTGATGAGTATTCCAAACTTTGAGGAGATACTTGTCCATTTTTCTGAAAAACTGGGACTGGAAATCACCCCAGATATCATTGCCCAAATTTTTATATCCTTTATTCAAAACAATCTTTTCTTAGATCCTCAAGAATTCTTCAACTCTTTAGAAGATAACAGTGAAGCAAGATACTCTTACCAATTACTTAGTCAAATATTAGAACGCCTAGCAAAACAATATAAGATTACTTTTACTAACCACGATGAGCTGATTTGGCATTTACACAACACTGCTTTCTTTGAAAGACAGGAAATCTTTTCTACCCCAATCTTATTTGAACAAAAAGCATTGACGATTAAAAAATTTGAAGTTTACTTCCCAGACTTTATGGGAAGTGCACGTCAAGAACTGGCCCAATATCGTCAGGCAATTGGACAGCATGACCATCCTGAACAGTTGGAACACTTGATGTACACCATCTTAACCCATGCTGAAAACCTCTCTACTCAGTTGTTAGAAAATCGACCACCTATCAAGGTTTTGATTATCAGTAATTTTGACCATGCTATATCCCTTACCTTTGTTGATATGCTTTCCTACTACTGTAATAACCGCTTTACCTTCGATACTTGGGATGAATTGGAAACGAGTCCTGAGATTTTAAATCAGACAGGTTATGATATCATCGTGTCTAATTTCTATATTCCAGGAATTACCAAGAAGTTTATTTGTCAAAATCATCTGTCAATCATGGATTTGGTTAATCATCTTAATACTTTATCAAATGAGATTCATTTGTCCAATACTTTATAA
- the yaaA gene encoding peroxide stress protein YaaA has translation MKILIPTAKEMNTDLPSIEATPLKPESQAVLDALALYSVSQLESFYKVSAEKAVAEFQNIQTLKKQTAQHYPALKLFDGLMYRHIKRDKLDEAEQAYLENHVFITSALYGVVPALSPMAPHRLDFLMKLKVAGKTLKSHWKAAYDEAMNGEDLIFSLLSSEFETVFSKEIREKMVTFKFMEDRGGQLKIHSTISKKARGAFLTSLIENQVQTVEEARRLNFAGFAYREDLSQPQELVFVKEV, from the coding sequence ATGAAAATTTTAATCCCAACAGCAAAAGAAATGAACACAGACTTGCCAAGTATTGAAGCCACTCCTTTAAAACCAGAAAGTCAGGCCGTGCTGGATGCCTTGGCTCTCTATTCTGTTAGTCAATTGGAGAGTTTTTACAAAGTTTCAGCCGAGAAAGCTGTGGCAGAATTTCAAAATATCCAAACTTTAAAAAAACAAACTGCTCAACACTATCCAGCCTTGAAACTTTTTGATGGGCTTATGTACCGTCATATCAAGCGAGACAAACTGGACGAGGCAGAACAAGCCTATCTTGAAAATCATGTCTTCATTACCTCGGCCTTGTACGGTGTTGTTCCAGCCTTGTCACCTATGGCCCCTCACCGTTTGGACTTTTTGATGAAGTTAAAAGTCGCTGGTAAGACTTTGAAGAGCCATTGGAAGGCAGCCTATGATGAGGCTATGAATGGTGAAGACCTAATTTTCTCCCTCTTGTCGTCAGAGTTTGAAACTGTGTTTTCTAAGGAAATCAGAGAAAAAATGGTGACCTTCAAATTCATGGAGGATAGAGGTGGTCAGCTGAAGATTCACTCAACCATTTCCAAGAAAGCGCGTGGTGCCTTCCTAACATCTCTAATAGAAAATCAAGTACAAACTGTGGAGGAAGCACGTCGCTTGAACTTTGCCGGATTTGCCTACCGAGAAGATTTGTCACAACCACAGGAATTGGTTTTTGTTAAGGAAGTTTAG
- a CDS encoding YczI family protein, with amino-acid sequence MGFYVMLASMLLGLLALKIGFSQFKEKKDKFLSILTSLAGLALVLVAVWLGWPK; translated from the coding sequence ATGGGTTTTTATGTGATGCTTGCTTCAATGCTACTCGGACTGCTCGCTTTGAAGATAGGTTTTTCTCAGTTCAAGGAGAAAAAAGATAAATTCTTATCTATCTTAACAAGTTTAGCTGGCCTAGCCCTTGTTCTCGTGGCTGTCTGGTTAGGATGGCCAAAATAA
- a CDS encoding peptide deformylase: MEKKIVKDILFLSQVSQPASQEDLYLARDLQDTLLANRETCVGLAANMIGVQKRVIIFNLGLVPVVMFNPVLLSSEGVYETEEGCLSLTGVRPTKRYEIIRVAYCDSKWQEQTITLTGFPAQICQHELDHLEGRII; encoded by the coding sequence GTGGAGAAGAAAATTGTAAAGGATATTTTGTTTTTATCTCAGGTGTCTCAGCCGGCAAGTCAGGAAGACCTTTATCTTGCTAGAGATTTGCAGGATACGCTTTTAGCAAATCGTGAGACTTGTGTCGGTCTGGCTGCCAATATGATTGGGGTGCAGAAGCGCGTGATTATCTTTAATCTTGGCTTGGTTCCTGTGGTCATGTTTAACCCAGTGCTCCTGTCCTCTGAAGGAGTTTATGAGACAGAGGAAGGTTGTTTGTCCTTGACAGGTGTGAGACCTACTAAGCGTTATGAAATCATAAGGGTTGCCTATTGTGACAGCAAGTGGCAGGAACAGACCATTACTTTGACAGGCTTCCCGGCTCAGATTTGCCAGCATGAACTGGATCACTTGGAAGGACGAATCATTTAG
- a CDS encoding mucin-binding protein: MGSKKCIYSIRKLSLGVASVVVACGLGFLAGSVGSVSADETLAASHILETDKPSSESIDKDKSVEGSEKEATASEEQHFEEKHLDTPKVTEKESRVEFNYIDESTGKKLFSDERTGKVGEDLHYDTRKKISEFKWNGYVLVEDGYLKTDESKKLFQDDQTPQTYTIKLTPKHEVISLQNQTNPKSNEEVEAGVVDSPKWPADAEKIRTNQERPLERTIQRIIKYKYKNNGKEAFAEKKQSISFERYATVNLVTKEISYSNWKIKQEHIKNQTAKISYVDISENKLLKEDTVTGESGYPIEYSTLKTISDYKRQGYDLVSSDYDRGLQYFDQDSKTGQIFKVALTPRLEFIYPEDRIPTAHKKVDEDVQDSPLWPASVSKIVNKKSIDRNIAYRDFVTHDKVAEDRNDQVDFKRVAKVDFVRGDLYYRDWTSDQPNLSKVATPLLKGLVADKEAVAEKTVAVTDPVIRETVYYKQLGKWIAISPTANENVALIQYPNDQDGNPAKAGLASNPGLGTIPYLKGYKAVTSATDLVLKDSSHPELGYLLPEVPEDFTKDTIINYLPVKATEPEPPRGDQPKTPEAPTPEEPKHPEVPTVDQPKNPEKPTPEDPKQPGVPTVEQPKTPASPVPAEPKRPEVPAVAQPKVPEKPSPKEPKQPEVPTAEQPKTPASPAPEEPKHPETPIISETKEAGKLPETASHDSILLVVGFLSALSGVLLFKVKKD; this comes from the coding sequence ATGGGAAGTAAAAAATGTATTTACTCTATCCGTAAATTGAGTTTGGGTGTTGCTTCAGTTGTTGTGGCTTGTGGTTTAGGTTTTTTAGCTGGCTCTGTTGGGAGTGTATCTGCAGATGAAACGCTCGCAGCTAGTCATATCTTAGAAACAGACAAACCTTCTAGCGAAAGCATTGACAAGGATAAGTCTGTCGAGGGTTCAGAAAAAGAAGCTACTGCTTCAGAAGAGCAACATTTTGAAGAAAAACATTTAGATACTCCTAAAGTGACTGAAAAGGAATCTCGTGTTGAATTTAATTATATTGATGAATCAACAGGGAAAAAACTTTTTTCAGATGAGCGTACTGGTAAGGTGGGAGAGGATCTTCACTACGATACGAGAAAGAAAATTAGTGAGTTCAAATGGAATGGCTATGTATTGGTTGAAGATGGTTATTTGAAAACGGATGAATCGAAGAAGCTGTTTCAAGATGATCAGACTCCGCAAACGTATACTATTAAATTAACTCCAAAACATGAAGTGATTAGCTTACAAAACCAGACTAATCCTAAGTCAAATGAAGAGGTGGAAGCTGGTGTTGTCGATAGTCCTAAGTGGCCTGCAGATGCTGAAAAGATCAGAACCAATCAAGAAAGGCCTTTAGAGAGAACGATTCAAAGAATCATTAAATATAAATATAAGAATAATGGTAAAGAAGCCTTTGCTGAGAAAAAACAAAGTATTTCCTTTGAACGCTATGCGACTGTTAATCTTGTTACTAAGGAAATTTCCTATTCTAACTGGAAAATAAAACAGGAGCATATTAAAAATCAAACAGCCAAGATTAGCTATGTGGATATCAGTGAAAACAAGCTACTGAAGGAAGATACAGTTACTGGGGAATCTGGTTATCCTATTGAATACAGTACGCTAAAAACGATTAGTGACTACAAGCGACAAGGATACGATCTTGTATCAAGTGATTATGATCGAGGTTTACAATATTTTGACCAAGATAGTAAGACTGGTCAAATATTTAAGGTTGCTTTAACCCCTCGCCTAGAATTTATTTATCCTGAAGATAGAATTCCAACTGCTCATAAAAAAGTTGATGAGGATGTTCAAGATTCACCTTTATGGCCTGCCAGTGTTTCTAAAATCGTCAATAAAAAATCTATTGACCGAAACATTGCTTATCGAGATTTTGTGACACATGATAAGGTTGCTGAAGATCGAAATGATCAAGTTGATTTCAAACGCGTTGCCAAGGTTGATTTTGTAAGAGGAGACCTTTATTATCGTGATTGGACGAGTGATCAACCAAATCTATCTAAAGTAGCGACACCACTGCTAAAAGGCTTGGTGGCAGATAAAGAAGCAGTTGCAGAGAAAACAGTGGCAGTAACAGATCCTGTAATTAGGGAAACTGTTTACTACAAACAATTAGGAAAATGGATAGCCATTTCTCCAACTGCAAATGAGAATGTGGCTTTGATTCAATATCCCAATGACCAAGATGGTAATCCTGCTAAAGCAGGTCTTGCTAGCAATCCAGGTTTAGGAACAATCCCTTATCTTAAAGGTTATAAGGCTGTGACATCAGCTACTGATTTGGTGTTGAAGGATTCTTCGCATCCAGAATTGGGTTACTTATTACCTGAAGTACCAGAAGATTTTACAAAAGACACAATAATCAATTATCTACCTGTGAAAGCTACTGAGCCAGAACCACCAAGAGGTGATCAACCCAAGACGCCAGAAGCTCCAACCCCTGAGGAGCCAAAGCACCCAGAAGTACCGACGGTAGATCAACCTAAGAATCCTGAAAAACCAACACCTGAGGACCCTAAACAGCCGGGAGTGCCGACTGTTGAGCAACCAAAAACTCCAGCAAGTCCAGTACCTGCGGAGCCAAAGCGCCCCGAAGTTCCAGCTGTTGCTCAACCTAAGGTTCCCGAAAAACCATCCCCTAAGGAACCCAAGCAACCTGAAGTTCCGACTGCTGAGCAACCAAAGACTCCAGCAAGTCCAGCGCCTGAGGAGCCAAAGCACCCAGAAACTCCAATAATAAGTGAAACAAAGGAAGCTGGTAAACTACCAGAGACAGCTAGTCATGATTCTATTTTGCTAGTAGTCGGATTCTTATCAGCCCTATCTGGCGTCCTATTGTTTAAAGTTAAAAAAGATTAA
- a CDS encoding cation-translocating P-type ATPase has translation MSKEQKRQAFYTQSPEEVLKAVDATEQGLSSSEAEKRLAEFGHNELEEGEKRSILVKFIEQFKDLMIIILVAAAILSVVTSGGEDIADAIIILAVVIINAAFGVYQEGKAEEAIEALKSMSSPAARVLRDGHMAEIDSKELVPGDIVSLEAGDVVPADLRLLEANSLKIEEAALTGESVPVEKDLTVELAADAGIGDRVNMAFQNSNVTYGRGMGVVVNTGMYTEVGHIAGMLQDADETDTPLKQNLNNLSKVLTYAILVIALVTFVVGVFIQGKNPLGELMTSVALAVAAIPEGLPAIVTIVLALGTQVLAKRNSIVRKLPAVETLGSTEIIASDKTGTLTMNKMTVEKVFYDAILHDSADDIELGLEMPLLRSVVLANDTKIDVEGNLIGDPTETAFIQYALDKGYDVKGFLDKYPRVAELPFDSDRKLMSTVHPLPDGKFLVAVKGAPDQLLKRCVLRDKAGDIAPIDEKVTNLIHTNNSEMAHQALRVLAGAYKIIDSIPENLTSEELENDLIFTGLIGMIDPERPEAAEAVRVAKEAGIRPIMITGDHQDTAEAIAKRLGIIDANDTEGHVLTGAELNELSDEDFEKVVGQYSVYARVSPEHKVRIVKAWQKQGKVVAMTGDGVNDAPALKTADIGIGMGITGTEVSKGASDMILADDNFATIIVAVEEGRKVFSNIQKTIQYLLSANTAEVLTIFLSTLFGWDVLQPVHLLWINLVTDTFPAIALGVEPAEPGVMNHKPRGRKASFFSGGVVSSIIYQGVLQAAIVMSVYGLAIAYPVHVGDNHAIHADALTMAFATLGLIQLFHAYNVKSVYQSILTVGPFKSKTFNWSILVSFILLMATIVVEPLEGIFHVTKLDLSQWGIVMGGSFSMIIIVEIVKFIQRKLGFDKNAI, from the coding sequence ATGTCAAAAGAACAAAAACGCCAAGCGTTTTACACTCAAAGTCCTGAAGAGGTCTTGAAGGCTGTGGATGCGACCGAGCAAGGTTTGTCATCAAGCGAGGCAGAAAAACGCCTTGCCGAATTTGGCCACAATGAACTCGAAGAGGGTGAGAAACGATCAATCCTGGTCAAATTCATCGAACAGTTTAAGGATTTGATGATTATCATCCTAGTTGCGGCAGCTATCTTGTCAGTCGTGACTTCTGGTGGAGAAGATATTGCAGATGCCATCATTATCCTAGCCGTGGTTATCATCAATGCTGCCTTCGGTGTTTATCAAGAAGGAAAAGCAGAAGAAGCTATCGAAGCCCTCAAATCCATGTCAAGTCCAGCTGCACGTGTCCTTCGTGATGGGCATATGGCGGAGATTGACTCTAAAGAATTGGTCCCTGGAGATATCGTTTCTCTTGAAGCAGGTGACGTGGTGCCAGCAGACCTACGTTTGCTAGAAGCCAATTCTCTTAAAATCGAAGAAGCTGCCTTGACAGGCGAGTCTGTGCCAGTCGAAAAAGACTTGACAGTCGAGCTTGCTGCAGATGCTGGTATTGGTGACCGTGTCAATATGGCCTTCCAAAACTCAAACGTGACCTATGGTCGTGGAATGGGTGTTGTTGTTAATACAGGTATGTACACAGAAGTCGGTCATATCGCAGGCATGCTTCAAGACGCTGATGAGACGGATACACCCCTCAAACAAAACTTGAACAATCTTTCTAAGGTCTTGACCTATGCTATCTTGGTTATTGCTCTTGTTACTTTTGTAGTGGGTGTCTTCATTCAAGGGAAAAATCCACTTGGTGAGTTGATGACCTCTGTTGCGCTTGCTGTTGCAGCCATCCCAGAAGGACTTCCTGCTATCGTGACCATCGTTCTTGCCCTTGGTACGCAAGTTTTAGCCAAACGAAACTCTATTGTTCGTAAGTTGCCAGCAGTAGAAACCCTTGGTTCAACTGAAATCATCGCTTCTGATAAGACTGGTACGCTGACCATGAACAAGATGACCGTCGAAAAAGTCTTCTACGATGCAATCCTACATGACTCAGCTGATGATATTGAACTAGGGCTTGAAATGCCCCTTCTTCGTTCAGTTGTCTTGGCCAATGATACTAAAATAGATGTGGAAGGCAACCTGATTGGTGATCCAACCGAAACAGCCTTTATCCAGTATGCCTTGGATAAGGGTTACGATGTCAAAGGATTTTTAGACAAATATCCTCGTGTAGCTGAATTGCCATTTGACTCTGACCGTAAGCTCATGTCAACGGTTCACCCATTGCCAGATGGTAAATTCCTTGTAGCAGTCAAGGGTGCGCCAGACCAACTCTTAAAACGTTGTGTTCTTCGTGATAAGGCTGGGGATATTGCTCCGATTGATGAGAAAGTTACAAACCTCATTCATACAAACAATTCTGAAATGGCTCACCAAGCCTTGCGTGTCCTTGCTGGTGCTTATAAGATTATTGACAGCATTCCAGAAAACCTCACTTCTGAAGAGCTTGAAAATGATTTAATCTTTACTGGTTTGATTGGGATGATTGACCCTGAACGTCCTGAGGCAGCTGAGGCTGTTCGTGTGGCTAAGGAAGCGGGAATTCGTCCAATCATGATTACGGGTGATCACCAAGACACTGCAGAAGCTATTGCCAAACGTTTGGGAATCATTGATGCAAACGATACAGAAGGTCACGTTTTAACTGGTGCTGAGCTCAACGAACTGTCAGATGAAGACTTTGAAAAAGTAGTTGGTCAATACTCTGTTTATGCCCGTGTGTCTCCAGAACACAAGGTTCGTATCGTCAAGGCTTGGCAAAAACAAGGTAAAGTCGTTGCTATGACAGGTGATGGTGTCAATGATGCGCCAGCTTTGAAAACAGCAGACATCGGTATCGGTATGGGAATCACTGGTACAGAGGTTTCTAAGGGGGCATCTGACATGATTCTTGCAGATGATAACTTTGCGACCATCATCGTCGCAGTTGAAGAAGGACGTAAGGTCTTCTCAAACATTCAAAAGACTATTCAGTATTTGCTTTCTGCTAATACTGCTGAAGTATTGACCATCTTCCTATCAACCTTGTTTGGTTGGGACGTCTTGCAGCCAGTTCATCTTTTGTGGATCAACTTGGTAACAGATACCTTCCCAGCTATCGCTCTTGGTGTTGAACCTGCTGAGCCTGGTGTCATGAATCATAAACCACGTGGACGCAAGGCAAGCTTCTTCTCAGGTGGTGTTGTGAGTTCTATCATCTATCAAGGTGTACTCCAAGCAGCTATTGTTATGAGTGTTTATGGACTTGCGATTGCTTACCCAGTTCATGTGGGTGACAATCATGCCATTCATGCAGATGCCCTAACTATGGCCTTTGCAACCCTTGGCTTGATTCAACTCTTCCATGCCTACAATGTCAAATCTGTTTACCAATCCATCTTGACAGTTGGTCCATTCAAGTCTAAGACATTTAACTGGTCTATCTTGGTATCCTTCATCCTTCTCATGGCAACAATCGTCGTAGAACCGCTTGAAGGAATCTTCCACGTAACCAAACTAGACTTGTCACAATGGGGAATCGTTATGGGTGGAAGCTTCTCAATGATTATCATCGTCGAAATCGTTAAATTTATCCAACGTAAACTCGGTTTTGACAAGAATGCGATTTAA
- the mntE gene encoding CDF family manganese efflux transporter MntE → MKQSISNLKLAERGAIISISTYLLLSAAKLATGHLLHSSSLVADGFNNVSDIIGNVALLIGIRMARQPADRDHRFGHWKIEDLASLITSIIMFYVGFDVLQDTIQKILSREETVIDPLGATLGIISAAIMFIVYLYNTRLSKKSNSKALKAAAKDNLSDAVTSLGTTIAILASSFNYPIVDKLVAIIITFFILKTAYDIFIESSFSLSDGFDDRLLEDYQKAIMEIPKISKVKSQRGRTYGSNIYLDITLEMNPDLSVYESHEIADQVESMLEERFGVFDTDVHIEPAPIPEDEILDNVYKKLLMREQLIDQGNQLEELLADDFVYIRQDGEQMDKEAYKAEKDLNSAIKDIQITSISQKTKLICYELDGIVHTSIWRRHETWQNIFHQETKKNREILS, encoded by the coding sequence ATGAAGCAATCTATTTCAAATCTCAAGTTGGCGGAACGTGGTGCCATTATCAGCATTTCGACCTACCTGCTCTTGTCTGCAGCCAAATTAGCAACTGGCCACCTTCTTCATTCATCCAGTTTGGTGGCAGATGGTTTCAATAACGTATCCGATATCATTGGAAATGTGGCCCTCTTGATTGGGATTCGAATGGCACGCCAGCCTGCAGACCGTGACCACCGTTTTGGTCACTGGAAGATTGAAGATTTGGCTAGCTTAATCACTTCCATCATTATGTTTTATGTTGGCTTTGATGTGCTGCAGGATACCATTCAAAAGATTCTCAGCCGGGAAGAAACGGTCATTGATCCTCTGGGCGCAACTCTGGGAATCATTTCTGCAGCGATTATGTTCATAGTCTATCTCTACAATACTCGCCTCAGTAAGAAATCCAACTCCAAGGCACTGAAAGCAGCTGCCAAGGATAATCTTTCTGATGCTGTTACATCACTTGGTACGACCATTGCCATTCTTGCTAGCAGTTTCAATTATCCTATTGTGGACAAACTGGTCGCCATCATCATCACTTTCTTTATCTTGAAAACTGCCTATGATATCTTCATCGAGTCTTCCTTTAGCCTTTCAGATGGTTTCGACGACCGTCTGCTTGAGGACTACCAAAAAGCTATCATGGAAATTCCCAAAATCAGCAAGGTCAAGTCCCAAAGAGGTCGTACCTACGGTAGCAATATCTATCTTGATATCACCCTGGAAATGAATCCTGACTTATCAGTTTATGAAAGTCATGAGATTGCGGATCAGGTCGAATCCATGCTGGAAGAGCGTTTTGGAGTTTTTGATACCGATGTCCATATCGAGCCAGCACCTATCCCTGAGGACGAAATTTTAGACAATGTCTATAAAAAATTACTTATGCGTGAACAATTGATTGACCAAGGAAATCAACTGGAAGAACTCTTAGCTGACGATTTTGTCTATATTCGTCAGGATGGAGAGCAGATGGATAAAGAGGCCTATAAAGCCGAAAAAGATTTGAATTCAGCTATCAAGGATATTCAGATCACTTCCATCAGTCAAAAGACCAAACTCATCTGCTATGAGTTAGATGGTATCGTCCATACCAGTATCTGGCGCCGTCACGAAACTTGGCAAAATATCTTTCACCAAGAAACAAAAAAGAATAGAGAAATCCTGTCATGA
- a CDS encoding ABC-F family ATP-binding cassette domain-containing protein codes for MSDFIVEKLSKSVGDKTVFKDISFIIHDLDRIGLIGVNGTGKTTLLDVLSGVSGFDGDVSPFSAKNDYQIGYLTQDPDFDNRKTVLDTVLSSELKEIQLIREYELIMLNYSEDKQARLERVMAEMDSLQAWEIESQVKTVLCKLGIQDLSTPVGELSGGLRRRVQLAQVLLGNHDLLLLDEPTNHLDIATIEWLTLFLKNSKKTVLFITHDRYFLDALSTRIFELDRAGLTEYQGNYQDYVRLKAEQDERDAALLHKKEQLYKQELAWMRRQPQARATKQQARINRFHDLKKEVSGGAAETDLTINFETSRIGKKVIEFQDVSFAYENKPILQDFNLLVQAKDRIGIVGDNGVGKSTLLNLIAGSLEPTAGQVVIGETVRIAYFSQQIEGLDESKRVINYLQEVAEEVKTSGGSTTSIAELLEQFLFPRSTHGTLIEKLSGGEKKRLYLLKLLLEKPNVLLLDEPTNDLDIATLTVLENFLQGFAGPVLTVSHDRYFLDKVATKILAFEDGKIRPFFGHYTDYLDEKAFETEMANQVQKAEKEKVVKVREEKKRMTYQEKQEWANIEGDIEALENRIAAIEEEMQANGSDFGKLATLQKELDEKNEALLEKYERYEYLSEFDS; via the coding sequence ATGAGTGATTTTATCGTTGAAAAACTAAGCAAATCCGTTGGTGACAAGACCGTTTTTAAGGATATTTCCTTTATCATCCATGACCTAGACAGAATTGGTCTAATCGGTGTCAATGGGACTGGCAAGACCACCCTTTTAGATGTTCTTTCTGGTGTTTCTGGCTTTGATGGGGATGTTAGTCCTTTTTCAGCTAAGAATGATTACCAAATTGGTTACTTGACTCAAGATCCTGATTTTGATAATAGAAAGACAGTTTTGGATACGGTTCTATCTAGTGAACTAAAGGAAATCCAGCTCATTCGTGAATATGAGTTGATTATGCTCAACTACAGTGAGGACAAGCAGGCTCGTTTGGAACGGGTCATGGCTGAGATGGATTCTCTTCAAGCTTGGGAAATTGAGAGTCAGGTTAAGACGGTTCTCTGCAAGCTGGGGATTCAGGACTTATCTACTCCTGTTGGGGAATTGTCAGGTGGTCTGAGAAGACGGGTTCAGTTGGCACAAGTCTTACTTGGTAATCACGACCTTTTGCTTTTGGATGAGCCGACCAACCATCTGGACATTGCGACTATTGAGTGGCTGACCCTCTTTTTAAAAAATTCCAAGAAGACCGTCCTTTTTATCACCCACGATCGTTATTTCCTAGACGCTTTGTCAACACGTATTTTCGAGTTGGATCGCGCAGGTTTGACCGAGTACCAGGGAAATTACCAGGACTATGTTCGCCTAAAGGCGGAACAGGATGAGCGCGACGCGGCTCTACTTCATAAAAAGGAACAACTTTATAAGCAAGAATTGGCCTGGATGCGCAGACAACCGCAGGCGCGTGCGACCAAGCAGCAGGCTCGTATCAATCGTTTCCATGACTTGAAGAAAGAAGTTTCAGGTGGTGCTGCTGAGACAGACTTAACCATAAACTTTGAAACCAGTCGGATCGGTAAAAAAGTCATCGAGTTTCAGGATGTTTCCTTTGCCTATGAAAACAAGCCTATTTTGCAAGATTTTAATCTCTTGGTGCAGGCCAAAGATCGTATTGGAATCGTTGGGGACAACGGTGTTGGAAAATCAACCCTGCTTAATCTGATTGCAGGCAGTCTTGAGCCGACAGCAGGACAAGTTGTGATTGGGGAAACAGTTCGCATCGCCTATTTCTCTCAGCAAATTGAGGGATTGGATGAGAGCAAGCGAGTTATCAATTACTTGCAGGAAGTGGCAGAAGAGGTCAAGACCAGCGGTGGTTCTACGACTTCCATTGCGGAATTGCTGGAGCAGTTCCTCTTCCCACGTTCGACGCATGGAACCTTGATTGAGAAATTGTCTGGTGGAGAGAAAAAACGCCTTTATCTTCTCAAACTGCTCCTTGAAAAACCAAATGTTCTTCTCTTGGACGAGCCAACCAATGACCTAGACATTGCGACCTTGACAGTTTTGGAGAATTTTTTGCAAGGCTTTGCAGGTCCTGTCTTGACAGTTAGCCATGACCGCTATTTCTTGGATAAGGTAGCGACCAAGATTCTAGCTTTTGAGGATGGCAAGATTCGTCCATTCTTTGGTCATTATACTGACTACCTTGATGAAAAGGCCTTTGAAACAGAGATGGCCAATCAAGTGCAAAAGGCTGAAAAAGAAAAAGTGGTCAAGGTGCGAGAAGAGAAGAAACGCATGACCTACCAAGAAAAGCAGGAGTGGGCAAACATTGAAGGCGATATTGAAGCCTTGGAAAATCGTATCGCTGCGATTGAAGAGGAAATGCAGGCTAACGGCTCTGACTTTGGCAAACTAGCGACTCTCCAAAAAGAACTGGATGAGAAAAACGAGGCACTCCTTGAAAAATACGAACGCTATGAATACCTAAGTGAATTTGATAGCTAG